Proteins co-encoded in one Melospiza melodia melodia isolate bMelMel2 chromosome 8, bMelMel2.pri, whole genome shotgun sequence genomic window:
- the CDK5R2 gene encoding cyclin-dependent kinase 5 activator 2, whose protein sequence is MGTVLSLSPAASSGKGGGGGGLLAEKAPGRVPGKGESRLKRPGVLISALTWKRLVAASAKKKKSTKKVTPKPGGGAPGGAPGQPDPLVVQRNRENLRKSVVGPADGAKQGPLAVPVPTVPSAPQELHPGSGGGKPPPPPPPAGSRPPGSPRRVVVQASTGELLRCLGDFVCRRCYRLKELSPGELISWFRSVDRSLLLQGWQDQGFITPANLVFVYLLCREALRGEDIGSQAELQAAFLTCLYLAYSYMGNEISYPLKPFLVEGDKGRFWERCLGIIQRLSAKMLRINADPHYFTQLFQDLKSEGEGGDGSKHWTISLDR, encoded by the coding sequence ATGGGCACGGTGCTCTCCCTCTCCCCCGCCGCCTCCTCGGGcaagggcggcggcggcggggggctgcTGGCCGAGAAGGCGCCGGGAAGGGTGCCGGGCAAGGGCGAGAGCCGGCTGAAGCGCCCCGGCGTGCTCATCTCGGCGCTCACCTGGAAGCGGCTGGTGGCCGCCTcggccaagaagaagaaaagcaCCAAGAAGGTGACGCCGAAGCCCGGCGGCGGGGCCCCGGGGGGGGCCCCGGGCCAGCCCGACCCGCTGGTGGTGCAGCGCAACCGCGAGAACTTGCGCAAGTCGGTGGTGGGGCCGGCCGACGGTGCCAAGCAGGGCCCGCTGGCCGTGCCGGTGCCCACGGTGCCCTCGGCGCCGCAGGAGCTGCACCCGGGCTCCGGCGGGGGaaagccgccgccgcccccgccgccggccGGCAGCCGCCCCCCGGGATCCCCGCGCCGCGTGGTGGTGCAGGCGTCCACCGGAGAGCTGCTGCGCTGCCTGGGGGACTTCGTGTGCCGCCGCTGCTACCGCCTGAAGGAGCTGAGCCCCGGAGAACTCATCTCGTGGTTTCGCAGCGTGGACCGctcgctgctgctgcagggctggcaagACCAGGGCTTCATCACCCCGGCCAACCTGGTGTTCGTCTACCTACTGTGCCGGGAAGCGCTGCGGGGCGAAGACATCGGCAGCCAGGCCGAGCTGCAGGCCGCCTTCCTCACCTGCCTCTATCTCGCCTACTCCTACATGGGCAACGAGATCTCCTACCCGCTCAAGCCCTTCCTGGTGGAGGGAGACAAGGGGCGCTTCTGGGAGCGCTGCCTGGGCATCATCCAGCGCCTCAGCGCCAAGATGCTGCGAATCAACGCGGACCCGCACTACTTCACGCAACTCTTCCAGGACCTCAAGAGCGAGGGCGAGGGCGGAGACGGGTCCAAGCACTGGACGATCAGCCTGGACCGTTAG